A genomic window from Sulfurospirillum multivorans DSM 12446 includes:
- a CDS encoding 5-oxoprolinase subunit C family protein, with product MNGFIVENGGLQSSIQDAGRRGFSDIGLTQSGAMDEMAFGYANLLVGNAFNTPAIEIAMGGASFKARSEMCIAICGANMQPTCNGHKIALWQTHLLRRGDVIAFDFANEGQFAYIAVAGGFQTPFAYGSYSTSLKEGLGGVEGRKLKSGDLLHTFGNRCPVDRRKLERKFIPKYPDTITVRLVKGYQEAMFDPKSQETFFNSVYTFKGEGDRMGYRLSGEKVVPTHTGILSEPICYGAVQVPSHGEPIVLLKERQTIGGYPKIGSVIAVDCFKLAQLKAGGNVKFKEVSLKEAQRAMRAFYTFFKAQEA from the coding sequence ATGAACGGTTTTATCGTTGAAAACGGCGGACTTCAAAGCTCGATTCAAGATGCGGGGCGTCGGGGTTTTAGTGACATTGGCTTGACGCAAAGTGGTGCGATGGATGAGATGGCATTTGGGTATGCGAATCTTCTTGTGGGCAATGCGTTTAACACACCTGCCATTGAGATCGCCATGGGCGGTGCTTCGTTTAAAGCCAGAAGCGAGATGTGCATCGCGATTTGTGGGGCTAATATGCAGCCTACATGTAACGGACATAAGATCGCCTTGTGGCAGACCCATCTGCTGAGGCGTGGGGATGTGATTGCCTTTGATTTTGCCAACGAAGGGCAATTTGCCTACATCGCCGTTGCGGGAGGATTTCAAACGCCTTTTGCGTATGGAAGTTATTCCACCAGTTTGAAAGAGGGGTTGGGAGGGGTTGAAGGACGTAAGCTCAAAAGTGGAGATCTGTTGCACACCTTTGGAAACAGGTGTCCTGTGGATCGACGAAAACTGGAGCGAAAATTTATCCCAAAATACCCTGATACCATCACCGTGCGTCTGGTCAAAGGCTACCAAGAAGCGATGTTTGATCCCAAATCGCAAGAGACATTTTTCAACAGTGTGTATACCTTCAAAGGCGAGGGCGATCGCATGGGGTACCGTCTCAGTGGCGAAAAAGTTGTGCCCACTCACACAGGAATTCTCTCCGAGCCCATCTGTTATGGTGCGGTGCAAGTGCCCAGCCATGGTGAGCCGATCGTGCTGTTAAAAGAGCGCCAAACGATTGGGGGGTATCCTAAAATCGGCTCCGTTATCGCCGTGGACTGTTTTAAACTCGCGCAACTCAAAGCGGGTGGAAACGTGAAGTTTAAAGAGGTAAGTTTGAAGGAGGCGCAAAGGGCAATGAGAGCCTTTTACACCTTTTTTAAAGCGCAAGAAGCGTAA
- the pxpB gene encoding 5-oxoprolinase subunit PxpB: MSRRYAIASESSAIVYFGTTIDPLISQEVQKAYQALKAKNQEGFYEIIPSYASLMVSYDVMRFDFDTVCEIIENSIHQAEALTLSEPKIITIPVYYGREVGLDLELLAQEKNLSVEEIIALHVKGLYTVYAIGFAPGFAYLGEIDERLATPRLASPRKAVPKGSVSIADRQTAVYPTQSPGGWKVLGRTPTAMFDASYEGLSLLHVGDHVRYESISKEEFLKLGGEL; encoded by the coding sequence GTGAGTAGACGTTATGCCATTGCCTCAGAATCGTCCGCTATTGTCTATTTTGGAACCACAATCGATCCTTTGATCTCCCAAGAGGTGCAAAAAGCCTATCAAGCGCTTAAAGCAAAGAACCAAGAAGGCTTTTACGAGATCATTCCCTCCTACGCGTCGTTGATGGTGAGTTACGATGTGATGCGTTTTGATTTTGATACGGTCTGTGAGATCATCGAAAATAGCATCCATCAAGCAGAAGCGCTTACCCTTAGCGAGCCTAAAATTATCACGATTCCGGTCTATTATGGGCGTGAAGTTGGGCTTGATTTGGAGCTGTTGGCGCAGGAAAAAAACCTCAGTGTGGAGGAGATTATCGCTTTACATGTAAAAGGGTTGTACACGGTCTATGCGATTGGGTTTGCACCAGGATTTGCCTACCTTGGCGAGATCGATGAACGTTTGGCGACGCCCCGTTTAGCGAGTCCAAGAAAGGCGGTTCCCAAAGGCAGTGTCTCCATTGCCGATCGCCAAACCGCGGTGTATCCTACTCAAAGCCCAGGAGGCTGGAAAGTGCTGGGGCGAACCCCCACGGCGATGTTTGATGCTTCGTATGAGGGGCTTTCCCTTTTACATGTAGGCGATCATGTCCGCTATGAATCCATCTCCAAAGAGGAATTTTTAAAGCTAGGAGGTGAGCTATGA
- a CDS encoding 5-oxoprolinase subunit PxpA → MSIKLNCDAGESFGSWKMGLDEAIMPYVDMANFACGFHAGDPLIMDRSIKLALKHGVSIGAHPAYPDLMGFGRRSMVCSLDEVESMVIYQIGALQGFATANGATLSYVKPHGGLYNDMMKDERIFKAVATAVARVNPKLKLMILSMVDTSKQEAIAKELGLELIYEVFADRAYDDNGLLVPRTQKGAVLHDVQTVIERLKLLQKESVLETISGKKIALRADTLCVHGDNEEAVTMVETLRKSM, encoded by the coding sequence ATGAGTATAAAATTAAACTGTGATGCGGGCGAGAGTTTTGGCTCGTGGAAAATGGGGTTGGATGAGGCGATAATGCCTTATGTCGATATGGCAAATTTTGCCTGTGGGTTTCATGCGGGAGATCCGCTCATCATGGATCGTTCCATTAAATTGGCGTTGAAGCATGGCGTGAGCATTGGTGCGCACCCTGCGTATCCTGATTTGATGGGGTTTGGTAGACGAAGCATGGTTTGCTCTTTGGATGAAGTTGAGTCGATGGTGATTTACCAAATTGGCGCACTCCAAGGCTTTGCAACGGCCAATGGCGCAACACTTTCCTACGTCAAACCGCACGGTGGGCTTTACAACGATATGATGAAAGATGAGCGCATCTTTAAAGCCGTAGCAACCGCCGTAGCGCGGGTAAATCCAAAACTCAAACTGATGATTCTCTCCATGGTGGATACTTCCAAGCAAGAAGCGATTGCCAAAGAGCTTGGCTTAGAGCTGATCTATGAAGTGTTTGCCGATCGTGCGTACGATGATAACGGTCTTTTAGTACCAAGAACGCAAAAAGGTGCCGTGTTGCATGACGTTCAAACAGTCATTGAGCGTTTGAAACTGCTTCAAAAAGAGAGCGTTCTAGAGACGATTTCGGGGAAAAAGATCGCTCTTCGAGCCGATACCTTATGTGTGCATGGCGACAATGAAGAAGCCGTTACCATGGTAGAAACCCTTAGGAAAAGCATGTGA